AGTATTTCCATATATGGGTTGTAAAGGTTTAGTTTTTTTAAAAGGTGTATTACTGCGTTCATTACTACTTTCTTTTTTCTTTCGCCGTTACCAGGCATTTCTACTATTTTCATTATGTTTGGTAGTATTCCCATTATTTGGTCCATTTTGGCGCCTCCTTTGAAGAAATTGCTGTTGCAATCTCTATTGTTTTGTTTATAGTTTTTAACGATACTCTTAATGTATAAGAGGTTAAAGTCCCCTCTAAAATGATCATTAGAGGGGTGTCAGTGAAACTGACGGGGTGTTTTAGAGGTTTTAAAAAAGGGTGCTTTTCCAGCACCCTTAATTTTAAACCAATAAATCTGTGATGTTTGTTTCTGTTGTTTCGATGTAGTTTGCTTCGTCGATTACTGCTGTTGCTGGGACTACCACTCCGATCATAGCTGTCATTGCTGCTTCAACTGTTGCTGCATCGAGAGCAGGTTTTGGATCGTTTAAAGATATGTTGATTGTTCTTCTTTCTGCGTTGTCATAAAATTTCATTGCTAATTTAGTCATGTTCTATCCCTCCCTTATACTATCTCGTAGTTTTCTGTGTATGAATAGTTTGCTGTTTCATTGGCGGTTAGTGATACTATTGCGTCAAAACCAGTTTTGATTTCTGCTTCTACATCTGAATAAAGGCTGAATGTTTTTGAAGATTTGCTTCCGTCAATTGGGTCTATCCAAGTTACTTTTCCTGCTTTCTTGATTAAATTCATTGGCATA
This genomic window from Geotoga petraea contains:
- a CDS encoding DUF2922 domain-containing protein produces the protein MTKLAMKFYDNAERRTINISLNDPKPALDAATVEAAMTAMIGVVVPATAVIDEANYIETTETNITDLLV